From the genome of Flavobacterium luteolum, one region includes:
- the gldL gene encoding gliding motility protein GldL produces the protein MALLSKKAMNFAYGMGAAVVIVGALFKITHFEIGPLTGTVMLSVGLVTEALIFALSAFEPVEEELDWTLVYPELANGQAREKKAKAETPTDAQGLLSQKLDTLLKEAKIDGELMSSLGNSIKNFESAAKGIAPTVDSIAGQKKYSEELSVAAAQMESLNSLYKVQLESASRNAEANKEIAENASKLKEQMASMTANIASLNSVYGGMLSAMSNKG, from the coding sequence ATGGCATTATTAAGTAAAAAAGCAATGAATTTCGCTTATGGTATGGGAGCGGCAGTGGTAATCGTTGGAGCGTTATTCAAAATTACTCACTTTGAGATTGGACCATTAACAGGTACAGTTATGCTTTCAGTAGGATTAGTTACTGAGGCTTTAATTTTCGCGCTTTCTGCTTTCGAACCAGTTGAAGAAGAACTAGATTGGACTCTAGTTTACCCAGAATTAGCTAACGGACAAGCTAGAGAGAAAAAAGCTAAAGCTGAAACTCCAACTGACGCTCAAGGATTATTATCTCAAAAATTAGATACATTATTAAAAGAAGCTAAAATTGATGGTGAATTAATGTCAAGTTTAGGAAACAGCATCAAAAACTTCGAATCTGCTGCTAAAGGAATTGCTCCAACTGTAGATTCAATCGCTGGACAAAAGAAATATTCTGAAGAATTATCAGTTGCTGCTGCTCAAATGGAGTCATTAAACAGCTTATATAAAGTTCAATTAGAAAGCGCTTCTAGAAATGCTGAGGCTAACAAAGAAATCGCTGAAAATGCTTCTAAATTAAAAGAACAAATGGCATCTATGACTGCAAACATTGCATCTCTAAACAGTGTTTACGGTGGTATGCTTTCTGCAATGAGTAACAAAGGATAA
- the gldM gene encoding gliding motility protein GldM — translation MAGGKLTPRQKMINLMYLVFIAMLAMNVSKEVISAFGLMNEKFEGANTTSTETNAGLLTSLDQKAAEAKGEFAIAAVTAHKVETITKEFYDYIGTLKAQAVKGFEVDKATGKMPYESMDRGDNIDDWFTGDGYTKKGNEIISKIEKYKADIKAALGTDKKYAAIIAEVEKKFDVSDVKNKEGIKEKYLAYHFKGFPAIASAAKLSAWQNDVKKVETDVYNSALGKAAVAAASYSNYQAIVVLDKNAYFQGEKVTGKVVLGRYDENTTPTSFQGPGQIVNGQAVISLTAGGVGEQDINGQFTFLEDGKNIPLKFSGKYVVVPRPNAATISADKMNVVYRGVVNPISVSFAGVDANKIVASAPGLASAGKPGKYNMSPGQGTETTISVTGTLPNGDKVTDKKTFRIKGIPGPTGTIRGEMGVVKGPKSNLEIATIGAKLLDFDFEVGLDVVGFNMKIAGQPTVVVTGNKMNAQCKQVLSRAGKGDQVTISEIKTKLVGAGSYLLPRTAPVIYEIQ, via the coding sequence ATGGCAGGAGGAAAATTAACCCCTAGACAGAAGATGATTAACCTGATGTATCTGGTTTTCATCGCGATGTTAGCAATGAACGTATCAAAAGAAGTTATTTCTGCTTTTGGTTTGATGAATGAGAAGTTTGAAGGTGCAAACACTACTTCAACAGAAACAAATGCAGGTTTATTAACATCTTTAGATCAAAAAGCTGCTGAAGCAAAAGGAGAATTCGCTATTGCTGCAGTAACAGCTCACAAAGTTGAAACAATTACAAAAGAATTTTATGATTATATAGGTACTCTTAAAGCTCAGGCTGTTAAAGGTTTTGAAGTTGATAAAGCAACTGGAAAAATGCCTTACGAATCTATGGATAGAGGAGATAATATCGATGACTGGTTTACAGGAGACGGTTACACTAAAAAAGGTAACGAAATTATTTCTAAAATCGAAAAATATAAAGCTGATATTAAAGCTGCTTTAGGAACAGACAAAAAATACGCTGCAATTATTGCGGAAGTTGAAAAGAAATTTGATGTTTCTGATGTTAAAAACAAAGAGGGAATTAAAGAAAAATACTTAGCGTACCACTTTAAAGGATTCCCTGCTATCGCATCTGCTGCTAAACTTTCAGCTTGGCAAAATGATGTTAAAAAAGTTGAAACTGACGTTTACAACAGTGCTTTAGGTAAAGCTGCAGTTGCAGCTGCTTCTTACAGCAATTACCAAGCAATTGTTGTTTTAGATAAAAACGCTTATTTCCAAGGTGAAAAAGTTACTGGTAAAGTTGTTTTAGGTCGTTACGACGAAAACACTACACCAACTTCTTTCCAAGGTCCTGGACAAATTGTAAACGGACAAGCTGTTATCTCTTTAACTGCTGGTGGAGTTGGAGAACAAGATATCAACGGACAATTTACTTTCTTAGAGGATGGAAAAAATATTCCTTTAAAATTCTCTGGAAAATATGTTGTAGTTCCAAGACCAAACGCAGCTACAATTTCTGCAGACAAAATGAACGTAGTATATAGAGGAGTTGTTAACCCAATCTCTGTATCTTTCGCTGGTGTTGATGCAAACAAAATTGTTGCTAGTGCTCCAGGATTAGCTTCAGCTGGAAAACCAGGAAAATATAATATGAGCCCAGGTCAAGGTACTGAAACTACAATTTCTGTAACTGGTACTTTACCAAACGGTGACAAAGTAACTGATAAGAAAACATTCAGAATTAAAGGTATTCCTGGTCCAACAGGAACAATTAGAGGTGAGATGGGAGTTGTTAAAGGTCCTAAATCTAACTTAGAGATTGCTACTATTGGAGCTAAACTTCTTGATTTTGATTTTGAAGTTGGTTTAGATGTTGTTGGATTCAACATGAAGATTGCTGGACAGCCTACAGTTGTTGTTACAGGAAACAAAATGAATGCACAATGTAAACAAGTACTTTCAAGAGCAGGTAAAGGAGACCAAGTTACTATTTCTGAAATTAAAACTAAACTTGTTGGAGCTGGTAGTTATTTATTGCCAAGAACTGCTCCTGTAATTTACGAAATACAATAA